The segment TCGGTGACCTCCACGCGTCACCGACGGCATCGGAGGTTCGTGCACCACAAGTTTATTTCCGCGTTTCCAGTTATTATGTCACGATGCCAATCGACTGGCCCGAGGGATTCGACCGTACCCCGCCGGAACGGCGGGAGCCGTACCCGCACAACTTTCGCGTCTCGCGGCGTGACGCCTTCGAGAATATTCTCACCCAACTCAAACGCATGCAAGGGGCCTCGAACGTCCGCATCTCGTCCGAAGCCGAGCACCTCACTCGCGACATAGATGTCCCGCGGGCGGACGCATCGCCGGACGACCCAGGGGTGGTCGTTCGGTTCGAACGGGACAGCAAGGAGTACGTACTGCCGTGTGACCGCTGGTCGTCGCTCCGCGACAACGCACAGGCGATCGCGAAGTACGTTGAGGCCAAGCGCGCCCTCGACCGCTACGGTGTCAAGACGTACGAGGACGAGTTCGAGGCCCAAAAGGTTCGCGTCGACTAACCACTACATGACGCCCGAAGAGAACGACTCGAGTGGACGGCCCCTCAACCCGACGAGAGCGGACGGCCCGGTGCTTCGGCCCGACGGCGGTCGGTCGACCGATCGCACGTCAGCACCGGGGTTCGATGGGTGGAGCGGGCAGTCCAAGCCGGGCAACACCGACGCGACGTACACCAGGACGTTCGAGTGGTCGTTCCGCGGTGACCGCCTCGAGTGGGACATCGAGATCCCGATCTCGACCTACGAGTACTGCACCAACCGGGCCCGCACCGGCCAGTACGCGATCTACCTCGCGGACCCGCTTCAGCGACCGTTCGTCGACTCTCTCGTCGAGCGATTCGAGAACCACTGTCGCGATCGCTCGCTCGGCGAGCACTCCCGACTGTACGCAGCACTCAGGTTCGTCCAGCACCTCGAGTACACCCGCGATGTCGACGACACCGGACACGAGACGTATCCGAAGTACGCCATCGAGACGCTCGTCCACCGACGCGGGGACTGCGAAGACGGGACGATACTCCTCGGGACCCTCCTGTGGGCGATGGGCTACGACATCGCCGTGCTCCTTCTCCCCGACGCCCAGCACATGGTCTTGGGTGTGGCCGGCGAGGAGTTCTCGGGTTCCAGCGTCGAGTACGAGGGAACTTCGTACTACGTCGTCGAGACGACGGATGTGGGCTGGGACGTCGGCGAGTTCCCCCCGCGGTACGCGAACACGTCTGTTCGTCCCCATCACCCCGAAGCACAGCCCATCCTCCTCCACGAGTGGGAGGCGACACCCCGGAACGAAGATTCCGCCGAGACACTATCTGGGAACGGAAACCTCGTCGACGTGACCGTCCACGTCTCGAATTTCGGAGACGCTCCAGCGGACGATATCAGCGTCCAGATGGAGTTCGAACGCCGGGATGGCGATGTCGTCGGTCGCCGGGCACTCACGGTCGACGACGGTCCACTCCTCCCGAGCGACTTCACGAAGTACGAGGGCACCCTCCGGGTCGACACCGAGCGGAAGGTTCGCGGACGCTGCCAACTCGGTATCGGCAGGCAACTCCACGACGAAAGCGAGAGCGACTGGCAGTGACGCTCAGCCCCCGAGTTTTATTGACTGTCAGAAATGTTAGTCGCGTACCGACCGATGACAGGGAACGACTCGACGGACGACGAGGATGGTGCTCGGCGGGTTCCGATCGAAAATCACGACGACGAGAAAGCGGAGTCGGAAGAGGAGACCGGTGAGGACGAAGACGGTCCCACGGCGATTCCGGTCGAGCGCCCCGACGACGAGAAAGCGGAGCCGAGCGACGAGGCAGGCTCGAGCAACGATGACGGGGCAGGTGAGGGCACCGTCGACTTCACCCCCGACGCGGACCGATGGCTGGGGAAGCTCGACGACATCAGGAAGCGGTGGCGAGAGGCAAAAGAGGAGGAACAGAAGCAGAAACTCCGCGACAAATTCGAGAAGCTATCATCCGAACTTCATGATAAAGGTGTTCTCGACGACGACGAAATGGCGGACCTAGGCGAATCCGACCAACCGGAGGAGACGAACGACGACGCCGAAAGTGACCGACAGGCCGAGGCAGACAACACCGTGGAAGCCGTCGAACCGGAGGAAACGGAGCCAGACGAACCGGATAGCACCGACGACGTCGAAAGTGACCGACAGGCCGAGGCGGACGACACCGTGGAAGCCGTCGAACCGGAGGAAACGGAGCCAGACGAACCGGACGAGTCCGTCGGGATTGACGATGCCGCGGAGGGTGATGAACAGGCCGAAACGGAGGCGGGCGAGCCGGCCGACGCCGAGGAACTCAGGGCCGACTTGGAGGAGGCGCTCAACCGAATCGATGACTTAGAGGAGTTGATGTCCGAGTACCAGCGGAAGAACGAGCGCGAACACAGGCTACTGGAGAAAGACGCGCTGGAGAGTTTCGCGACGCGGATGTTCGGAGTTCGGGACACGCTCGAACGGCTGCTCGAGTACGGCGAATGGGACGACGAGTCCGCCGACCAGCTCCGTTCGCTCCTCCGTCAGTTCGACCAGCAGCTCACGGCGAAGCGCATCGACGCGATCGACCCCGACCGCGGCGACGAGGTCGACAGCAGCAAACACCGAATCGAAGGGCAAGAGGAGGCCGAGGACGTCGGTCCGGGCCGCATCCTCCGCGTCGAGAGCAAGGGATACGAAATATCCGGGTACCCGCTCCGACCGGCCGAGGTTGTCGTGACGAAAGGCGAGTGAATCGGGGCGTCAGTCGTCGTCGCCGGCTGCCTGCTGCTTGCTCGTTCCCGACCGGCCGTCGGCGCTACCACCCTCGACGTGAATCTTGCCGAGTTCGTCGTCGTCGAGTTTCGATTCCTCGGGCTTGACGAGCTCCGCATTTACCGACAGGACGCCATCCTTGTCGACGGCGAACGTGACTTCGACAACCGGTTTGCGGGCGGGGAGTTCCGGAATCCCCGCGACTTTCCAGTCTCTGAGCTGTTCGTTTTTCGAACGGTCCTCCTCGTGTTCACCCTGGTAGACCTTGATTGGCAGTTCGGTCTGATTGTCCTCTTTCGTGGTGTACTTGGCCGATTCATCGACGACTTCACCCTCCTCGTCGGGCAACACCGTGTTGTGGGGGAGGAGGATGTCCATCTTATCCGTCCCGAGGTCGGTACCCAGTGACTGTCCGAGAATACCCTTTGTTTTGATCGGCCCCTCACCACCACCGCCGCCTTCGATATCGTGTTCCTCCGCGATGTGCCGGTCGCGCTCGCCCTTGGTGTCGAACGACGCGTCGCAGTGCCCCTTGGGGCACGTGAACTGCTCGTCGTTGCCGTCCTGAGAGTGGTCGTCAATGTGGTCGGCGAGTTTCCCCCAGAGTTCGAACGTCTCGTCGCAGTCCGAGACGGGACAGGCAAACGACTCCCCCGCGACGTCCCCGTCTTGGTCGGCCATGATGGCCGCTCCTTTGGCGACGGCCCAGTCTAGGTCGCTCATCTGGGTCGGTTCGAAGCCGAACCTGTCCTTGACTCGCTCTTTGACGGCGGGCATCTGGGACGACCCACCGACGAGCAACACCGTGTCGACGTCTCCGGTGTCGATTCTCGCCTTGTCGAGCGCCTCGTCGATTGGGGCCATCGCGTCGTCGAGGAGGTCCGACACCTCGTCCTCGAATTCGCTTCGTTCGATCACCCGTTCGGTGATCCCGATGGGGTGGGCGTCGACCATTCCGAGCATCGTCGCGTTGACCTCGGTCTGCTCGTGGCCCGAGAGGCTGATCTTCGCATCCTCTGCAACTTCCCGGAGGTTCTCCCGCGTCTCGTCGTTCTGCAGGGGGTCGACACCCTCCTCGTCTTCGATTTCCTCGGCGAGGAGATCGACCAGTCGCTGGGTGAAGTCCTGCCCCCCGAGGTGGTTATCGCCGGCGGTCGCCAGTATCTGGTACTCGTTCTCATCGATCTCCATCACCGAAATGTCGAGGGTTCCCCCGCCGAAGTCGTAGACGAAGACCGTACCGTTCTGGTTCTTGTCGAATCCATGAGAGATGGCCGCCGCCGTCGGCTCGTGGAGGAGATCGATGTTCTCGGCCTCGAATCCGGCCTGCTTGGCCGCCGCACGGGTATCCGACTTCTGATCGACGGTGAAATACGCCGGAACCGTGATCTGTGCCCCCGTGATGTCCTCACTGCCGTCGCCGTAGTCCTCCGCGATGGATCGCAGTTGCTTCAGGATCTCCGCAGAGACGTCAACCGGCGTGGGTTCGACGCCGTCGATGGGATAAGCGTGATCCTCTCCCATCTCCCGCTTGGCGTTCCGGATCACCTGGTCGGGGTTATTTTTCGCCTTGTTTTTCGCCCGCTTCCCCACGCGCACCTCCTCGCCGTCCTCGGAAAAGTACACGACCGACGGAGTGAGTCGGTCACCCTCGTTGTTCACCATGAGTTCTGGGCTGCCAGCCTCGACGATGCTCACTGCGCTCCGTGTCGTCCCGAGGTCGATTCCGATCCTCATCCCTATTGACCAATCCTCATGCTGGTTATTATATATTTCCACCAGCCAGACGGGTCAGTACGATTTCAAGAGGACGCGTCGGCTGTGAACGAGTCGCTACCTAATCGACACCGAGTTCGCATCGTCGTCATCGGCGTCATCGTCGTCTTGATCCACCCTAGACTTGCGAATCTTGTCCCCTGTATCCTCGATGTCGTCGAGGTCCGCGCGGAGTTTCTCGGCAGTGTCCTCGAAGCCCTGCTTTTCGAGGTCGTCGATCTGGTCTTTGACCGCCGCTTCGTCCGCGTCGGGTTCGGACATCTCGGCCCGCACTTTCGCCGCCTCGCGTTCCTTCTCGATGTGCGCTCTCTTCTCCGGGTCGTCCGTGTACGTCGCTTCGACGCTCGCGGTCGCAATCGTGCGGTCGTCGTCGTCGCGCAGTTTGACGTCGGCGAGCGAGTACGTGATCCCGGTCTGGTTGGGCGTTCCCAGCACCTCGAAAGTCAGCCGGTGCTCCTCTCCGGCGATGAGCTTGTCGGGGAACGGAATCACGACGTCGTCGCCGTCGAAGGAGAGCGGCACGGACTGCCTGCTCGGCGCGGCGAAGACCGCCTGTTCCTCCTCGTACGCGTAGAACGGGTTGCCGAAGTCGACCCGGAGCGTCGGGTTGGTCGCGATGGTGTCGCCGGCCTCCCGGATCCGGTCCTCCAGGAACCCCTGGATGTCGTCGCCGTCGACGATGTGAGCCGGCTTGCCACCTGAGTTCTTCGTCAGCGAGAGGAGTACGTCCTCCTTGTAGTCCTCGCCGATACCGCCCGCACTGATCGAGATGCCATCGACACTCATCTCGGCGGCGAGGTCCTCGAAGTCGTCGAGGTCGCGGTTGTCCAGTCCGTCCGACAGGAGGACAACATCGCGGCTGACGATTCCTGACCCCGACAGGTCGGTGAACTGTGACCGGGCCTCGACGAGGGCGTCGTAGATGTCGGTGCCCCCACGAGCGTGTATCTCCGCATCCTCGTCGCTCTCTGCCACCATCTCCTGGACGTCCTGCTGGTCGGCGTCGCCCCAGCGCGTCATCTCGAGATGGACCTCCGAGGAGCTGGCGAACGAGACGATGCTCACGAGATCGTCCGATTCGAGCTCGTCGAGAACCGAGAGCATCCCCTCGCGCGCCCAGTCCATCTTCGCCTCCCCATCGGGCGGGTTCCTCGTACCGTCCACACCCCAGTCCATCGACCCACTCGCGTCGACGACGAGGACCACCTGTCGCCTCGTCTGCCGCTCCTTGACGAGAGGTTCGACGACGACTTCGACGACCGATTTCCCGCCGTTTTTCGGGAACTCCCGGTCGACTTCAGCTCGTAGAGTCGCGGTCATCCCACGTACCTTCTGGACGCAGTGTCAAGTTTCTTGTCCAGCACTCGAAAGCGCCCTGCCGTCGACCTTCGGACCACGGCGTGCCGACCCATCTGGTCGGGATCAATTGTCCTCGGTCGCGTTAACTTTGGCGTGAGTTGTACCGGACGGCGAGGGCTCGGAGATATGATTCTGCTGTTTGAGGTTCGACATGGCTGAAACTATCTGCACATGAGAATGTTCGTCTCCCTATCTCCCAAAATACACGTTTGACGACATTCCGATTCCCGTGTGAAATCATCTGGAATCGGTATCCATCTTCGTCGAGAACGTTCACCAAGTAATCGACATCATCGACGAGAAACTCGACATCATTGAGTCGAATCACGGTTTCGTCAAGCACGACGTGATTCGGACTCGCTCCGCCATCGGACTAGATCGGCATCGTGTACTACTCGTGGACAACAGTTCGAGAACGCTCGACACCAACCTCTCAAGAGTCGAGGGGATATTCGAAAGTGATAGTCCTGCCAGATACATCTGAATACCGAGTCGCATCGCGAACTCGGGTGTCCGCTGGCGCTTCACAAACGAAAGTCGATCCAGTCGCTAATGCAACTGAGTCGGCTGATTTTGGCCATGGATCACGCGGAAATCAGAACGCCTAACTCTTCCCGCTTAACCTAACACGATCCGAACGGACATCTGGAACTATTCCCTGAATCGTCAATTCTAAAGTCGTGACTATAAGCGGTACATTCGAACCCGTGCTGGCATAGCAATTGCCGCGGCCGGTGACTTACCTTCAAACCAACTTCCTGCAACGCAACGATGTCCGGGGTCCGTTCTCTGAGAGCAGTCAGTTGATCCGCGAATCGACTAACTGAGGCCCGCTTGACGTGCCACGTGACGAGCCTCAATTGTTCATCTGACTCGAAACGAGTCATACAGCGAACCCTAAAAAGGTCCTCCCGACGATTGCTGCAGACATCCTCTATATTCAGTAGACCAATTCTATCAGAAAATAAGGAATTCAGCCAAGTGTCTTCGAGAGTGTTCCGGGCGTGACGCACGCCGATTTCTCGCGTACAATCGAGCGACGGAGGCTCTGAGGACGGCGGTCAGTGCGTCTCAACTCAGACTCTCCAGAACGCACCCGTACCATGTCATCCACTACTCCCGACGACGCGGACAGCCAGCCCGACGAACAGGCCGTCTTGAGCCACCTCGTACAGCGACTCCTCCAGCGCGAAGGCGGCCAAATCCCCCTCGAACGAGTCACCCTCCGGGTGAGCGACTACGTCGACATCGGCGAGCAGGCCGCTGCTGACCTCATCGACGAGGGTGCCGACGCCGGAATCTACACGCTGGAGCGAGGTGCGGGTGGAACGACGACGATCACCGGGGTTAGCCCGCAGGGACCCGAACCTGATATTATCGTCGCGGCCTTCGGGGCTGCGGCGGACACGCCTGATTTCACCGTCATCAGCGTCGTCACCGAGAGCATCGACCAGGCGGTGCGTGACGCGGGCTACGAGACGTTCAGTTCCCTTGCTGATGCCGGCGCTGACGACCTCACCGGGCTGACCGGGACGCTCACCCAGAGCCGCGCAGCGGCCATCCTCCAGGAGGCACCCCAGCACGTCCCCGTCGGGACTCGCCTTGCGACTGCCGCCGCCCGGCGATACGCGCGTCGGCTCGACGCCGAGACGGACCGTGGTGTGGCCCGGGTTGTCGACCTCGCGACCACCGACATCGCCGTGGGCGAACCGGTCTACCGAACTGCGGGACTCGATCCCGACTCCCTCGAGGCGCAGTACGTCAGTGCCGTCGGTCGCAACGCCGACGACCCCGTGGCGACCGGCCTGCACGTTCTCGACGACCCGGATTACCCCGACGTGCCAAAGGCCGCGACGCACCCCGACGCCGGCGACGACGCGCTCCCCGTCGACGACACCGGGCACGTCGTCCCGCCGGCGGTCCCGGTCGAACCGCGACTCCAGCTTCCTCTTGACGAACTGCTCGCGAAGAAACTCGCACGAGGGCTGGTTCCCGTCCGCCTCGTCGGGCCGCGCGGCTCGGGAAAGAACTACCTGATCAAGTACCTCTGCCACGAGACAAACCGCGGCTATGTCTCGATCGATTGTGACGAGGCGACCCACACGGAGGACCTGTTTGGGCCGCTGACGCCCACCGAGGACGGCCTGATCGTCCCACGGACCGGGCCCGCCAAGCAGGCACTCCTGAACGGGTCCGTGTTGGTGCTCAACGAGTTCCCGGTGATGCGAGCCGGTGCTGCGATGGCGCTCCATCGCCTGCTCAACGAGGGGAAGTTACTGGTGAAGGCCCACGGGGAACTGGTCGAGCCGCACCCATCGGCGCGGATCGTGATCACGATGAATCCGCCCACCCGGGAGTACCGCGACTCCGAACCGATGAACTCCGCTACCCGTGGGCGGTTCCGCGCGCTCGAACAGACCTATATCCAGGACATCGAAGTCGAACTCGACACGCTTGACGCGCAGGTCAACGGTGGCTCCCGCGTCGTTGACCGTGGGACGCTCCGGAAGGTCGTTCAGTTCGCCCACCAGACTCGCCAGAACGAGAACTGGCCGACGCTGTCGACACGGAACCTCGTGATCGTCTGTGAGCACATCGAGGACGGCGCCGCGCCGAAGGCCGCGGTGAAAAACGAGGTGTGGGCAGTTGCGGAACCGAATTAGTATCCTGGAGACACCTACGAGACGCTTGATGATTATCTGTGAACCCCGCGATCGCTCAGTTCTGTCGTTGCTGACTGGTGAATGCGATATATTCAGTTTGGGTGCCAAACTATTAGTGCACAGATCGAGAAAGACGGTTCATGAGTGAGAAACAGCCTGCCTGGCCAGCGGGGATGGACGCCGGCGAGCGCGTCCGGCACGTTGCGTTCACCCGGACAACGCCACGGAATGCCGGGTGGATCGCGACTGAAGCCGACGTCTCCCGCGATACGGCCGTGAAGTACCTCTCGCGGATGGCCGAGCAGGGCGATCTCGAAGTCGTCGAGACTGCCGAGGGGACGTGCTACAAACCAGATCCCGTTACCCAGTTCCTCGACGAGGTCCGCGACCTCGCAGAAACACACTCGCAGGAGGAACTCACCGCGGAACTCCGAGACATCGCCGACGAGATCGACCGCTGGAAGCACGAGTTCGACGTGGAGTCGCTTGCCGAACTCCGCCAGTCAGTCGGCGACGACGACCTCTCGGCCGAACAGCGCCGCGAGCGCCTCGACGTCGTCGAAGAGTGGGAGTACGATGTCGAGATGCGCGAGGCGATCCGGCTGGCCATCGGGCTCAAGGACTCACTCACCGAACTCGGCGCGGGGACGGACTCAGGATTCACCCCGGACAGCCAACCCCAGGAAGGCTGACTCCGGATGGTCCTCTTTCTCGCAGGCGGCAGTGGATACACCCGACGACAGGGACTTCGTCGACTCAAGGAGCGATTGGAGAACGTCCCTGGGGCGTCGAACATCCGGTATGAACCATCCGCGATCAAGCCAACGGCTGTCGTCATCGATGTCGACATCGAGATGTTCCTTGAAGAGCCGTTCCCGCGAGACACGGGGCGGCTCGAAGTCGTCTGGCGTCCACGTGAAGAGACGGACCTCCAGCGGGTCCAGTGGATCGACGACGCCATCAGTCTGGGCTGGCACAAGGACCGCGACCATCCCGACCTCGGAACGACGCACTTCCAGCGCGAGACGGGCGACGAGACGACTCCGCACCGGGAGCCGGCACACATCGAGGTAGAAGCCCCGGTGAGCTTTCTTGAGGTCTGTCTCAACCGACTGCCAGAGCATATTAAAGAGACTGGCGACTGATTATCTTCCTATGGGCAGGGAGTACGACCTCTCCCAGAGCGAATATCTCGCTCAAGAGATCGAGTCCACGCCGCATATCCGCAGTCGCCGGATCACCGTCCGGGATATCGGGGCGCTGGTCCACAAACGTAAGCTCATGCCGGCGACTATCGCCGATCGATTCGAGCTACCTGAGGCAGCCGTCCACGAGGCACTCGTGTGCTATCACCTGAATCATGAGTACTTCGCTGAACTCGACGTGTCCCGTCGGCGTTCAAACGAGGCCGCCATCACGCCCGACGACATCAGCATAGAGGAGCCTGTTGACGCGAGCGAACTTGATGTGGACTGCTAGTAAACAGCATAGCATTGCGAGTCCGAATTGAATCTAAGCGCACCCGCGTTCGGTGAACCAGCCTGAAGCAGGCGTTGAAATTGGTTCGGGGCTGGTCGTGGGCAGTTACCCCACGCCAGTATAATATTCCGGACAGTGGGGTAACTACACCCACGGGATTTAGCTCACCCAAGGGAACAGAGAGGTCCGACACCTCTCGTTCCTCATCATGTCCGATACCAATTCCTCGATCACTTCGAACGCCTCCGTCGAGACGTTCACTCCCGACGTCCACGCCCGGGTGCGGGCGTCAGCCGGTCGACGCGACCGGCTCCGGGCGTTCCTGCAAGGCCATCTCCCGACCGGCGTTGACATCGAAGTCGTCCTCACCCCTGCGGTACAGACGGCGGCGGTTCTGCCTGCCGACATCGACGCGCTGGTCAGCAGTGAGGCAACCGACCTCGAACGACAACAGGCCGCTCAGTTGCTCGAGGGCATCGACGCAGCGTTTCTCGTACTCGTCACGACCGCGCCAGCCCCGCTGGAGCGGGTGCCGCTGAACGATCAGCTCACCGCCGACCACGCCCACCAGTTCGGGCTCGCCTTCCACGAACTCCTCCACATCCTCAAGACCGCGATCGCCTCAATCGCCGCGCTGCTCGATGCCGAAGTCGACCCGGAATACCATCAGCACGTCCACGAGTTGATCAACATCGTCGAGGACGGCGCAATCGAGTATGAGGCCATCCATGGCGCGAACTTCAGCGACACGGCCGAGATCCGGCTCGAACTCACCCGCCGAATCCACTCGCAGACTCCCGACGACCTCGGAGATGGGCAGCAGGCACGGCTCTCGTTCTGGGACGCGGTGACCACCGCTCTGTACGACGCCGCGGTGTACCCGACCGGCATCACCGAGGTCCTGCTCGACGGGGACGACGACCGCATCGGGTTCGTCTCCGAAGCCGACGAGATCGCCTTTCGGTCGGTACGAGATGCGGTGACTCAGCTCGCCGTCGATGCCCTCGCTATTCGAGGTGTCGACCTCGACGACGCGACCCACAGGCACGACAAGACCGCCTCGGTCGAGCGGGCCCGCCGCGTCATCGACACCTGGACGTCGACGCTCCAGCCGGTCGTCGCGAGCGCCGTCGAGCCAACAGGCGACTCGCAGAGCCATTGTGGCGCTGACCCGGGAACTGATGGGCACGACCACTTGTCGCAGGAGGAGGGACCTGCGAGTACTCCCGAGGCAACTGGGGTCTCGGTCGATCGCGAGGCAACGGCGGACCCGTATCAGGACGTGTTCGACCATCCCGCGGTGACGCCGGATCCCGGCATAGATGATACGGACGGCACGGTCAGCTCTCCCGGCCCGGATACCGAGGATTCCACTGGTAACACCGCATCGACTCCAGTCCACCAGAAGGAGGACGATCAGAAACGTGACCAAGAGCCGTCGATAGCGGACGGCGATTCAGCGTCGCGAGCAGACTCATCCATCGAGAGCAGCGAGGAGCCAGCGGAGCACCCGTCGAGATCCCACGCACTCGAGGCGGCTGTCAAGCGTGCTCGCGAAAATCGGGGCGATTCGGGAGACAGGACTGATCCATCGTCCCCATCAGCTACAATAAATGAACGAGCCACTCCCGACGACCAGTCGGTCCAGACACCAC is part of the Haloplanus rubicundus genome and harbors:
- the grpE gene encoding nucleotide exchange factor GrpE, producing MTGNDSTDDEDGARRVPIENHDDEKAESEEETGEDEDGPTAIPVERPDDEKAEPSDEAGSSNDDGAGEGTVDFTPDADRWLGKLDDIRKRWREAKEEEQKQKLRDKFEKLSSELHDKGVLDDDEMADLGESDQPEETNDDAESDRQAEADNTVEAVEPEETEPDEPDSTDDVESDRQAEADDTVEAVEPEETEPDEPDESVGIDDAAEGDEQAETEAGEPADAEELRADLEEALNRIDDLEELMSEYQRKNEREHRLLEKDALESFATRMFGVRDTLERLLEYGEWDDESADQLRSLLRQFDQQLTAKRIDAIDPDRGDEVDSSKHRIEGQEEAEDVGPGRILRVESKGYEISGYPLRPAEVVVTKGE
- a CDS encoding Hsp70 family protein, which produces MRIGIDLGTTRSAVSIVEAGSPELMVNNEGDRLTPSVVYFSEDGEEVRVGKRAKNKAKNNPDQVIRNAKREMGEDHAYPIDGVEPTPVDVSAEILKQLRSIAEDYGDGSEDITGAQITVPAYFTVDQKSDTRAAAKQAGFEAENIDLLHEPTAAAISHGFDKNQNGTVFVYDFGGGTLDISVMEIDENEYQILATAGDNHLGGQDFTQRLVDLLAEEIEDEEGVDPLQNDETRENLREVAEDAKISLSGHEQTEVNATMLGMVDAHPIGITERVIERSEFEDEVSDLLDDAMAPIDEALDKARIDTGDVDTVLLVGGSSQMPAVKERVKDRFGFEPTQMSDLDWAVAKGAAIMADQDGDVAGESFACPVSDCDETFELWGKLADHIDDHSQDGNDEQFTCPKGHCDASFDTKGERDRHIAEEHDIEGGGGGEGPIKTKGILGQSLGTDLGTDKMDILLPHNTVLPDEEGEVVDESAKYTTKEDNQTELPIKVYQGEHEEDRSKNEQLRDWKVAGIPELPARKPVVEVTFAVDKDGVLSVNAELVKPEESKLDDDELGKIHVEGGSADGRSGTSKQQAAGDDD
- a CDS encoding vWA domain-containing protein, which translates into the protein MTATLRAEVDREFPKNGGKSVVEVVVEPLVKERQTRRQVVLVVDASGSMDWGVDGTRNPPDGEAKMDWAREGMLSVLDELESDDLVSIVSFASSSEVHLEMTRWGDADQQDVQEMVAESDEDAEIHARGGTDIYDALVEARSQFTDLSGSGIVSRDVVLLSDGLDNRDLDDFEDLAAEMSVDGISISAGGIGEDYKEDVLLSLTKNSGGKPAHIVDGDDIQGFLEDRIREAGDTIATNPTLRVDFGNPFYAYEEEQAVFAAPSRQSVPLSFDGDDVVIPFPDKLIAGEEHRLTFEVLGTPNQTGITYSLADVKLRDDDDRTIATASVEATYTDDPEKRAHIEKEREAAKVRAEMSEPDADEAAVKDQIDDLEKQGFEDTAEKLRADLDDIEDTGDKIRKSRVDQDDDDADDDDANSVSIR
- a CDS encoding AAA family ATPase — translated: MSSTTPDDADSQPDEQAVLSHLVQRLLQREGGQIPLERVTLRVSDYVDIGEQAAADLIDEGADAGIYTLERGAGGTTTITGVSPQGPEPDIIVAAFGAAADTPDFTVISVVTESIDQAVRDAGYETFSSLADAGADDLTGLTGTLTQSRAAAILQEAPQHVPVGTRLATAAARRYARRLDAETDRGVARVVDLATTDIAVGEPVYRTAGLDPDSLEAQYVSAVGRNADDPVATGLHVLDDPDYPDVPKAATHPDAGDDALPVDDTGHVVPPAVPVEPRLQLPLDELLAKKLARGLVPVRLVGPRGSGKNYLIKYLCHETNRGYVSIDCDEATHTEDLFGPLTPTEDGLIVPRTGPAKQALLNGSVLVLNEFPVMRAGAAMALHRLLNEGKLLVKAHGELVEPHPSARIVITMNPPTREYRDSEPMNSATRGRFRALEQTYIQDIEVELDTLDAQVNGGSRVVDRGTLRKVVQFAHQTRQNENWPTLSTRNLVIVCEHIEDGAAPKAAVKNEVWAVAEPN
- a CDS encoding DUF7342 family protein, giving the protein MSEKQPAWPAGMDAGERVRHVAFTRTTPRNAGWIATEADVSRDTAVKYLSRMAEQGDLEVVETAEGTCYKPDPVTQFLDEVRDLAETHSQEELTAELRDIADEIDRWKHEFDVESLAELRQSVGDDDLSAEQRRERLDVVEEWEYDVEMREAIRLAIGLKDSLTELGAGTDSGFTPDSQPQEG
- a CDS encoding DUF433 domain-containing protein, which encodes MGREYDLSQSEYLAQEIESTPHIRSRRITVRDIGALVHKRKLMPATIADRFELPEAAVHEALVCYHLNHEYFAELDVSRRRSNEAAITPDDISIEEPVDASELDVDC
- a CDS encoding vWA domain-containing protein, with translation MSDTNSSITSNASVETFTPDVHARVRASAGRRDRLRAFLQGHLPTGVDIEVVLTPAVQTAAVLPADIDALVSSEATDLERQQAAQLLEGIDAAFLVLVTTAPAPLERVPLNDQLTADHAHQFGLAFHELLHILKTAIASIAALLDAEVDPEYHQHVHELINIVEDGAIEYEAIHGANFSDTAEIRLELTRRIHSQTPDDLGDGQQARLSFWDAVTTALYDAAVYPTGITEVLLDGDDDRIGFVSEADEIAFRSVRDAVTQLAVDALAIRGVDLDDATHRHDKTASVERARRVIDTWTSTLQPVVASAVEPTGDSQSHCGADPGTDGHDHLSQEEGPASTPEATGVSVDREATADPYQDVFDHPAVTPDPGIDDTDGTVSSPGPDTEDSTGNTASTPVHQKEDDQKRDQEPSIADGDSASRADSSIESSEEPAEHPSRSHALEAAVKRARENRGDSGDRTDPSSPSATINERATPDDQSVQTPLDAFDAGARATESAGTNNLSGPSNDPIPSGEDDQIEHRDGDVETAATDEPVPGPAHERVERAAPSPTEYGQALKHDREVATQEAAREQVDREAVKRELRDLGDVFDRHHQGDEDHREDGAESSTETGAGGNGAGPERLDDVVFVPVSDDLAPPGQWSAVEDGAARVAKVLEKELALERQRGTRSGLTAGQYDTRAGHRLAIGDPRVCETPTPGREKRYALVLVLDRSGSMRNGSPPKIEVATQAVARLAVAAEKLGIRVAIIDFIDGQARLAKPFAVESRHVQTTLLDTDCGGGTPLAEAIGLARTVVETQRDDPLIITVTDDRPSDIEAVTRELQASYAPVCSLTIATDCDPGTLAPDASALAPYYERQAAVYDVDAIDDRLDQFASLLTGL